gaccacagatgaccccatattctaacttgacctaaatttcatcaaggcaatcattttgactaaactttacaaatatccagtgtaaaatgcataacccatattcaaactccaactagatttcatatagacaaacattctgactaaatttcacaacgatccggtgtaaaatgcagcttctattgcatacacaaggtttttctttgatttgacatagtgacctagtttttgactctggATGACCCAtctatgaacttgacctagattttatcaaggcaatcattccgaccaaaattcatgaagatcaattgaaaaatacagcctctatcgcatacacaaggtttttctttgatttgacctagtgacctagtttttgaccccagatgacccagtttagaacatggtctagatttcatctaaataatcattttgacaaaatttcatgaagatcagttgaaaaatgcagcctcttttatttgacctaatttttgaccccagatgacccattttcaaacttagcctagatttcatcaaggtaatcattctgacaaaatttcatgaagatcagttgaaaattacagcctctatcgcatacacaagctaaatgttgacagactaCAGACAGATGCTGGACATCgggcgatcacaataactcacctgagcattgctcaggtgagctaaaaatggactgTATGGACTGTCTGTGCTACATttgttttaagtaaatattttgcaACACTCCCTTGAAATAGTGTAATGCTTCAGTGTTTAGCGATTGtggaaaatatcctttatatatcTACTCCTCCAAAAGATGTATGCAATTTTGGATAATATTGCTTAATTTGTCAGACGACAGATATGTTAAAAAGTGTTATGTtatgctaaatcattttgatcTATTGGGCTATAAAAACTGGGCAACCTATATGAAAGCTAATTTGTATTGCAACTGCAAAGTTTAGGAACAACAGAGGGTGGATGATTCTAGACATCTTTACCACTTACCTACATccaaagtttgaagtaaataccacgaatggttaataagttatgcttccgacacaaaatatgatgggtAGATTTTACCTTtaagctgatttttttttactttaatctaCAGACTCAGCatatgtgctctgcacattgccacctacctacatgcaaagtttgaagtaaataccttgcatggttatgatttatttattttattttgttgggtttaacgtcgcaccgacacaattttaggtcatatggcgactttccagctttaatggtggaggaagaccccaggcgcccctccgtgcactatttcatcacgagcgggcacctgggtagaaccaccgaccttccgtaagccagctggatggcttcctcacgtgaagaattctacgccccaaatgaggtttcgaacccacatcgatgaggggcaaatggtttgaagtcaacgactctaaccactcggccacgtgCATGGTTATGAAGTTATACTCccaacacaaaatatgatggaaagttttgaccttttagctgaatctgtgaccttgacctttgacctagagctagttcaagtgctctgcacattgtctcatcaccatctacctatatgccaagtttaaagtaaatactgATAATGACTACAATGTTATGCGGACACAAAATGTGACAAATGGACAGACACATGCACCATCACAAAATAGGCGTATAAAAATggtttagagttatggcccttgatttgatGTATTTTACACTGTTTTACACTACTTCAGTTACACTATTGGGCTGAAATCTACCAAACCTCACAAGCGATCAGTGTGAAGCGTAGTGTATATCATAGGCATATtctattttaataattttcagtAGAGATATGACCCTTGGTTTGTCAAATTTCTATGTTGtctgtgctacttctcctataCCAATGGTAGAgatatgtttttgtgaaaaacaagCTCTAGTTTCAGGCtgaagttgtgatgcacttttgttctacctcagttattactacatggatttaattcaaacttaaaatagttgttccacaatattagtcacatgatatgacacatggtgcataactcatgcagaaatatttaatgaattatgttcTTTTCATACTAAGTTAAAGGgtaagcctgacaataagttaaatctatatgaaagccatcctcaagcctttcataacactgaaagaattttaaaaatcgaACCactattgaaattttaaattgcagtttaaaatttaagaaaatggctgatcatggtatgtttatgacgtcatttacacactgcttaATTCtctatttagcaaataaccttttaaatagattaattttcatatgtttttttagtgtaaggtgtaaaacataaTAATTCTTTCATTGTAGcttgaaaaagtagagaaattactttacaaaaataagtaaatacagttcaaatgtgtacCTAAAACTTtagtaaatctgccattttgatttttgttgccatggaaacaacatggccgccaatttgaccaaatatttaaatgttcataactttctcatttttacttcaattttgaaaattctttcacttctttaaatgatttaagaaatcccagctgacgaAATTAAGataagaacaacgttgcctttcccttcaATGcattgatacactttcactctatctctgttattactaaatacaccTGACACAGACTTAAATTATTGTCCAATATCGTCATCctcattggagtcattaaacattctAGTGATAGTTCCAGCTTATTTAAATGCACACTGTTTCATAATCAAGTATCAAAGAAGCTGAGCACGCTAGCTCCTGTGGCAAGTCAtgttttcaaatggttctgcttagCCCTTTTAGGGGCCTCCAGAGCTAAATATAGATGAACTTTTTAATCAACTTCCCATAACACACTAGAAAGATTTGCCCCAAACTTGGCCTACAGAATCTCTCTAAAGttttctctcaagtttgttcagattgTTTGTTTGAACCCCATAGAACGACAGGCAGAGCATAACATATAATAACCtttaaaacattcttttgaactgcttgaatatCAGGCAGAAATTTTACAAATGTGTCTTGCTGTAATTTGTCCTTCAGATGATCATGACCTGGATCCCATTAGAAATAAGCTTTTGGGATTAATGGGTTATCCATGCAACCATAGATCATATTTATATTACCCAAGTTTtccatttcaatatgaaaatatgcTCTTAGCCTATATATTGCTATTAAGTAGTTATGCTCTTATTTATCACTTTTGCTTTTAAGAATGCTGAACTTGCAATATATGAAATTTCACCTGTGCAGTAGaaattttgttactttatttaaatgtctGTCTAAtctatttcatttgttaaaattattttacattgttaATACTGTATGATTTGTGCTAATGTTCTGATCTATGTAATTGCAAATCTCCAAATTCTCTTGTAGACCTTAATGGATTTAGTGGAAATGAGGAAAGACCATATAGGGATGCTATAATTCACTGGTTAGGTGTAATTCTTGCAAGCAGTTTCAAAGGAGAAGATGTATAGGTTAAAtgtaagtttggtgtaattctggcgAGTAGCTTCAGAGGAGAAGAGGtacaagtttggtgaaattctggcCAGTATTTTCAGAGGAGAAGTGGtacaagtttggtgtaattctggctagtattttcagaggagaaaatgtgtaagtttggtgtaattctggtcagtattttcagaggagaagaggtataagtttggtgtaattctggctAGTATTTTCAGAGGAGAAAATGTATAAGTTTGGTGTGATTCTGGCCAGTTTTTTCAGAGGAGAAAATGTATAAGTTTGGTGTGATTCTGGCTAGTATTTTCAGAGGAGAAAATGTATAAGTTTGGTGTGATTCTGGCCAGTtttttcagaggagaagatgtataagtttggtgtaattctggccagttttttcagaggagaagatgtataagtttggtgtaattctggctagtattttcagaggagaaaatgtataagtttggtgtaattctggctAGTATTTTCAGAGGAGAAAATGTATAAGTTTGGTGTGATTCTGGCCAGTtttttcagaggagaagatgtataagtttggtgtaattctggctagtattttcagaggagaagaggtataagtttggtgtaattctggctAGTATTTTCAGAGGAGAAAATGTATAAGTTTGGTGTGATTCTGGCCAGTTTTTTCAGAGGAGAAAATgtataagtttggtgtaattctggctAGTATTTTCAAAGGAGAAGATgtataagtttggtgtaattctggctAGTATTTTCAAAGGAGAAGATgtataagtttggtgtaattctggctAGTATTTTCAGAGGAGAAAATGTATAAGTTTGGTGTGATTCTGGCCAGTTTTTTCAGAGGAGAAAATgtataagtttggtgtaattctggctAGTATTTTCAAAGGAGAAGATgtataagtttggtgtaattctggctAGTATTTTCAGAGGAGAAAATGTATAAGTTTGGTGTGATTCTGGCCAGTTTTTTCAGAGGAGAAAATGTATAAGTTTGGTGTGATTCTGGCCAGTTTTTTCAGAGGAGAAAATGtgtaagtttggtgtaattctggccagtattttcagaggagaagatgtataagtttggtgtaattccggCCAGTTTTTTCAGAGGAGAAAATGtgtaagtttggtgtaattctggccagtattttcagaggagaagatgtataagtttggtgtaattccggCCAGTtttttcagaggagaagatgtataagtttggtgtaattctggccagttttttcagaggagaaaatgtataagtttggtgtaattccggCCAGTTTTTTCAGAGGAGAAAATgtataagtttggtgtaattctggctagtattttcagaggagaagaggtataagtttggtgtaattctggctAGTATTTTCAGAGGAGAAAATGTATAAGTTTGGTGTGATTCTGGCCAGTTTTTTCAGAGGAGAAAATGTATAAGTTTGGTGTGATTCTGGCCAGTTTTTTCAGAGGAGAAAATGtgtaagtttggtgtaattctggccAGTATTTTCAGAGGAGAAGATATATAAGTTTGGTGTAAATTCCGGCCAGTTTTTCAGAGGAGAAAAGTTATAAGTTGGTGTAATTCGGCCAGTTTTTTCAAGGGAAGATATTAAAGTTTGGTTGTAATTCGGCCAGTTTTTTCGAGAAAGATGTATAGTTTGGTGTGATTCTGGCCAGTATTTCAGGGAGGAGATGTATAAGTAATTCTGGCTAGTattttcagaggagaagatgtataattttggtgtaattctggctagtattttcagaggagaagatgtatAAATTTAGTGTTGTTCTGGCTAGCAGTTTAAGAGaaagatttatttaacattttcagaGGAGAAGAGGtacaagtttggtgtaattctggccagtattttcagaggagaagatgtataagtttggtgtaattcttgcCAGTATTTTCATAGGAGATgtataagtttggtgtaattctggccAGTATTTTCATAGGAGATgtataagtttggtgtaattctggccAGTATTTTTAAGAGGAGATGTataaatttggtgtaattctggcaTATTTTCCGAGGAGAAGATGTATAAGTTTGGTGTAATCTGGCTAAGATTTTCCGAGGAAAGATgtataagtttggtgtaattctggctAAGATTTTCCGAGGAGAAGATGTATAAGTTTGGGGTATTACTGGCCAGTATTTTCCGAGGAGAAGAATgtataagtttggtgtaattcattTGCCATATTTTCGAGGAGAAGATGTAATAAGTTTGGTTTTAAATTCTGGCTAAGATTTTCGAGGAGAAGATgtataagtttggtgtaatttggCTAAGATTTCCGAGGAAAGATGTATAAGTTTGGTGTGATTTGGCTAGTATTTTCAAAGGAGAAGATGTATAATTTGGTGTCATTTGGCCAGTATTTTTCGAGGAAAGATTATAAGTTTGTGAATTCTGGCCAGTATTTTCCGAGGAGTAAGATGTATAAGTTTGGTGTATTCTGGCTAGTATTTTCCGAGGAGAAGATgtataagtttggtgtaattctggccAGTATTTTCCGAGAAGATgtataagtttggtgtaattctggctAGTATTTTCCGAGGAGAAGATgtataagtttggtgtaattctggccAGTATTTTCCGAGGAGAAGATgtataagtttggtgtaattctggctagtattttcagaggagaagatgtataagtttggtgtaattctggccAGTATTTTCCGAGGAGAAGATgtataagtttggtgtaattctggctAAGATTTTCCGAGGAGAAGATgtataagtttggtgtaattctggctAGTATTTTCAAAGGAGAAGATgtataagtttggtgtaattctggctagtattttcagaggagaagatgtatAAGTTTGGTGTGATTCTGGCTAGTATTTTCAAAGGAGAAGATGtacaagtttggtgtaattctggctAGTATTTTCAGAGGAGATGTATAAGTGGAAATGCTGACCACGAATGCCAGACCATCCACTAAACTAATAGCTCACCCAGAACTTTTGTGAGCTGACAAAAGCCTTAAACAACAATAATGCTGACAATCAAGAAACAATTATACCAGAATTCTTTTTTATCAACCAAACCCATAACATGGTGCAAATATTAGGACAGAACACAAAGCTCACTGGTCCTTCTACACATATGttagctaaaacatgacttttctTGGAGTATACACTCAAGTTATTTGTTGGATCAGATCTCATTAATTAGGCAGTTCAATGTAATCTACACAAGGTTCTCTTACTGCAAATTCTATTCCATAATTATCTGACCAACCAAATTCTGtctcttgttttttaaatggCATGTGCAGAGATAGTGTTACATCACTGTAGTAATCTTTTAAGTAGTTTTCAGCCTTACTgaaaaatgttgatttaaaaCCTTTCATGCCTTCAGCAACTCCAGAACAGAAATGTCTGTAATTTAGAGTAAGCCAGAGAAACAAAACAACTGAAAGAGAGAGTTCTTTTCCACGAAACAGCTGCAATGTCTTCGAAGACAGCAACACATCATTTTCACAGTCATAAAAGAAAATCACTAATTCCTTTGCATTCATTCCTATCCCAGGTATCAAAcaatttttcaacagatctttGTTCAGTTTATgctgcaaaaatgaaaataaaattgtctGAGCCCTCAGCTGAGTTAAGTCTTTTTCTGAAAAGCTCTCGTTTGCTTCTCCAGAGGATGATGACAGATCTTCAGATGTAACATATTGTTTTCTCTCTCTTATCACAGTGATAGGAACATGTTGCATTATAATGTCAGCCTTCCCATGCCATCCGGCCTCCAAACCTGAAAAAGGAACACAGAGTTTAGAGTAGGATGAAAATATGTAacatataatttatgatatttgccATACAAAGGTAATTAACAAGAGATACATTAAGGActtgtatcactcacctgacctaacTCTTATATCTGATGACAAAGAAACTTGTTTGACACCAAATTCAATAAGAAAACATTCCGACTACGTTTAATGTAAATCAggtaaaaatgtggcctctataaaATTTTCTGTGAACTAGTTTCCTTTATCAGATAACAAAGTTTTAAGCTAAAccaacattttatacaaaaaatcattttggcAAGGTTTCCATTAGATgctgccacatactaaatatcaaagccctagctactgtggtttaggacaagaagatttttaaagggtttccttttggttgccatggcaaccagagttctgtatcaGTATGGAAATCAATTctttacaaggcagtctgaaagacagccaaatcccccgccactgctatggatagtgaaagggtaaacctttgacctttagctgtgaccctgaccttgaactgacatggctgactcatgaattctgcacaatgtcttgaagaggtgatcatttgacccaagtttcataaaaatccttaaaggggtttaggagatacagagctcaaacctttcagccagagttgtgaccttgacctcaagttgacatggctgactcattagttctgcacatcttttgatgaggtgatcatttgacccatgtttgatgaaaatccttcaaggggtttaggagatacaaagtggacacaaaatgaaggctcaaacctttgaccctaagttatgaccttgaccttgagccggcatggctgactcaagtTCTGCACATCTtttgattaggtgatcatttgacccaagtttaataaaatttcttcaaggggtttaagagatacagagtggacacaaaatggaaggctcagacctttgaccttgagctgtgatcttgaccttgagccagcatggctgactcatgagttctgcacatcgccttgatgaggtgatcattcgacccaagtttcaaatgaatccttcaagggaattaagagatacagagcagacaaaaaatggaaggctcaaacctttgaccttcagttgtgaccttgacattgagctggcatggctgactcatgagttctgcacattgccttgataaggtgatcatttgacccaagtttgatgaaaatccttcaaagggtttaggagatatagagcggacacaaaatggaaggctcaaacctttgaccctaactTGTGACCTTGATCAggagccggcatggctgattaATGGGTTcttcacatcgtcttgatgaggtgatcatttgaaccaagttttataaaattccttcaaggggctaaggagatatagagcgaacacaaaatggaaggctcaaacctttgaccttgagttgtgaccttgaccttgagcagacaaggctgactcatgggttctgcaaattgtcttgatgaggtgatcatttgacccaagtttcatgaaaatccttcaaggggtttaggagatatggagcggacacgaaagtgttacggacagacggacggaaggacagaaggacgaacgaagaccattcctataaccccccaccacacTGTCATGTTATCAAATTAGTCCTATTTAAATGAAGAAAATACTTAACCTACCAAAGGAAGTATCTCCTATTTTTCCAATCAATGGGTCTTTCTCTTTACAAGGACAAACTCCAAGGTCTTCTTGTAATCTAAAGTTAGGAGCTGAATCAACCATGTACGCTTCATCAACTGACAGTTTAGAAAACAGATGCTGAGCCAGAGTAAACACCCACTGTTCTTCATACTCCGGCTCTTCGAATAAAGGGTCATGACCTGAAATTGATAAAcacatatatatgtgtatataatatTACCATTTGCAGATGAAACAAGTTTCTGACaatatttgggggaaaaaatcacttacagaaaaataaaattcttgcTTTCTGAATTTTCAGGTTAATTTGCTTATGTTATGGCAGGTAGAAACCTTATCATTGGCTAAAGAGAATACAAAAGATGACACTGATCTGCTATGTATGACAACTTGGGCCTGTATTCATCAATGCTGTTAGTCTGAAATTTGTATGTTAGTTTTGTTGGACATATGGTGACCTTCTAGCTTTTTTTGTGGTGTAGCTTTTATTGTGATGCAGAGGAGGAAATGGTGGCCTATAAGAAGAACCAAGGTACATGTACACTAAACTATTTTGCACAATGGCAATCATCCAGCTAGACAGCTTATCATAAAATAATTTGAGCTGGGCTCAAGCTTATAATAACCTGAGCTGGGCCTAAGCTTACAGAGGTGAAAGGCTACTCAAGCAAGGGATGTCAACCACTTGATAACAAAGGTCCCAGATTTAAATTTTATTAGTTACTAGAAAGTATAAAATGGTACTCATTTTGAATCTTGTAAAATTGCTCTATATATTTGGCAGGTGAAAGAGTCAATTTGAAAAAAACTGCTAAATTTCATTATATCTTGATGTTTTTATAAGGATGTTGAAATTTTTAGGAATGCCTTGATTAAAATCCTAATCTGGTATTTGCAGATGAACTAAGTATCAAAATGTCAATCCTATAATTTTGGTTGTTGTTATGCGGCAAATTTACTTCCACAGAATTCTCAAAATAAAAtaaggggcctcttttcaccctaggggcaaaatttgaacaatcttcatagccTTGTTTGTTACTGAGATTTAATAACCTCATCTAGAAACAAGAGAaccgcctacgggtgccattGCTCGTCTGCAGGTGTTATGGTGTTAAGttaccgtaataattctatttatagcccggGCGTTTATTAGAAACACGGTCGACTCAAAACTTAGGGATGGGTGAATATTAGAGACAAATCACCAGCAAACATTCAAAATCttgatgtaatatttattttcgaACATATCGGTGACTATTAGAAAGTAATGATGTGATAGTCGTACAAAATTGATAACGGCTGTACTAGATCAGTGCTATAACCGGCCAAGCTAAAATCACAAAATacatgattaaatttaatttattctgtCATGAATATAGTATTCagtatttttgtttgtgattCTGTCAATTTCAAGCAAATTTAAACAACACCCTATTGTTTTAGATCAAAGCACCTTGAATCCAATATTGATTAAATTTCCCTTTCAGGACCCCTGTCTCGAAATGCCAGACGTGACGTTATTACAAAAAGCATGCGCCTTTGCATTAGCATATGCTTACCTGGGTGAATACacattacatgtacatatgatatGGTGGCATGTGTGTTAGTTTCAGTTAAAGCAGCCATAAAAGGTTATCATGttcataaaaagttaaaaacaatcATCCTTTCGAAATTATACTGACATGCATATTAGAACCTGAAAACGAACACAGTGATAGTGCTATTGTTTGTGCAAGGAGGGGGCGTCGAAATACCttgttcatgtaaaatatttggaattaaAGACAGGAAAAGTGATGTATGATCTTACCTTAGAAGGGAAATAAGAAAACTCGCTGTTTAACTGATAAAAGGTAGGATTATTTTCTAAGATTCAAAGGATGGGCGCTTATTAGATAACAtcgtaattttgatttttttctaaaaaaaggctggttttttttacaaaaagtcgGGACTGGGCGTTTATTAGAGCGtgggctataaatagaattattatgtatttatagtaatcacaaagggaagttaatcctaacaagagtgccagactgtcacaaaatatgcccgtttaaatattcagttgcgtatcataaaggtaataatgttgatgttgtatgccttataattaaccaaaaaaaagagtaagaaggaatcaaggtatttCTGAGGTTCCACGTAggatgaaattgacaatcggatcaaaactgtttgaatggacaaggctaatttcacagatttcgagtaatttaagggctataatccaagagtgcctggggccatttgggtggttatcaaacttggccgagatatgtCCAAGaacactgtcagcaagtttgatgaagattggatgaaaactgtttgacttagagagcggacaaggctaaattcgcagtttttagagaattcaagggccataagcCAAGAGTGCATGGGACCATTGGGTGGTTAtcaacttggccgagatattatgcccaaaattACTGTCATAAAAACAGTCAGACTGCACCAAAAGATAagtcaatgttttaaaaaatttccaagggAGCTCCCCAGTGCCCCAATTAGCTGGAGGGGGACACCACCTCCCAAACTCAACCCTTTTCCTGTGCGTATAATTTTTATTGCCCTGGGTACGCCCttgattcaagggccataatccaagagtgcctggaaCCATTTgggtagttatcgaacttggccaagatatcttgcccacaaacattatcagcaagtttggtgaagatcggatgaaaactgttcaacttagagagcggacatgctttggatgccaACTGCCCGCCACAGGTGTTCATATAATACGCTCTGCTCTTTCAcagatgggcgtataaaaaagaaaacaaatctatataatatatgtcCAAACAAACCTCCTTAACAGGtacagataggtcaaaatacatctaacaagagcaccgccttgcgggtgctgacgctcatctgattttttttgtgtaatagaaatattgtcctacccatgattttctaagtctaaaaagggccatcattcttgcaaaaagcaggttagagttatgtttcttgatgtttagtgtccacttatgatggtgaaaaactgtcgcaagttttaaagcaatagctttgatagtttatgagaaaagttgacttaaacataatactcaaccaagaaaattattttctaagtccaaaaagggcaataattattgcaaaaagcaggatggagttatgttgcttgctgtacagggtcagcttatgatggtcaacaagtgttgcaagtttcaaagcaatagctttgatagtttaagagaaaaagttgacctaaacataaaacttaaccaagaaatctgatattttctaagtccaaaaggggccataaatcttgcaaaaagcaggatggagttatgtttcttgctgtacagggtcaacttatgatggtgaacaagtgttgcaagttttaaagcaatagctttgatagtttaggataaaagctgacctaaacataaaacttaaccaagaaaactgattttctaagtccaaaagcggcaataaatcttgcaa
The genomic region above belongs to Mercenaria mercenaria strain notata chromosome 12, MADL_Memer_1, whole genome shotgun sequence and contains:
- the LOC123534740 gene encoding uncharacterized protein LOC123534740, which encodes MENKFFEEPLAKRQKREHLDPIFQSFAFEEGKRNIKRLCLEKAFSYLQLGINDMNLAILEIIDANPRTSVGFRDAALTTNCYQLKAQSDSGFVLENIFVDGFDVLKKILDAQPKVPKDNLQWRALAKLLQFISEQSHDPLFEEPEYEEQWVFTLAQHLFSKLSVDEAYMVDSAPNFRLQEDLGVCPCKEKDPLIGKIGDTSFGLEAGWHGKADIIMQHVPITVIRERKQYVTSEDLSSSSGEANESFSEKDLTQLRAQTILFSFLQHKLNKDLLKNCLIPGIGMNAKELVIFFYDCENDVLLSSKTLQLFRGKELSLSVVLFLWLTLNYRHFCSGVAEGMKGFKSTFFSKAENYLKDYYSDVTLSLHMPFKKQETEFGWSDNYGIEFAVREPCVDYIELPN